The segment GGAAGGACGAACAATCAATGGATATTTCAGGTTTTTAGCTGCTGCTTGTGCTTCTTCATCAGAAGTTACAAGAGCACCTACTGGACGAGGAATACCAAGTTTTGCCAACAATTCATCAAAACGTTCACGGTCTTCCGCCATATCGATGCTATCTACGGATGTACCGAGAATTTTGACACCGCGCTTAGCCAATGGGCCCGCCAAGTTGATAGCTGTTTGACCACCAAATTGAGCGATAACGCCAGCTGGTTTTTCTTTATCAATGATTTCCATTACATCGTCCACTGTTAATGGTTCGAAGTACAAGGAATCAGAAATATCAAAGTCAGTAGATACTGTTTCTGGGTTATTATTGATCATAATAGATTGGTAACCCGCTTTACGAAGTGCCCAAGAGGAATGTACGGAGCAGTAGTCAAATTCTACGCCTTGACCGATACGAATTGGACCGGAACCAAGTACTACAACGGATTTTTCACCTAGTGGTTTAACTTCGTCTTCTTGTGCATAAGCACTGTAGTAGTACGGTGTTTTAGATTCGAATTCGGCAGCACATGTATCTACATATTTATAGGTTGGAAGAATATTCCATTCTTTACGTTTTGCACGAACATCTTCTACAGTTGTATTAGCATAACGAGCGATAACAGAATCAGTGAAGGAATAACGTTTTGCTTTGCGCAATACTTCTTCTGTTAAACCATGTTCAACTAAAGCTTTTTCTACATTAACAATGTTTTTGATTTTCTCAATAAAGAATGTATCAATTTTTGTAATATAATGAATTTTCTCTACACTAATGCCCTTGCGAAGTGCTTCTGCTACAACATAGATACGTTCATCATCTACTAAATGTAAACGTTCAATCAATTGTTCCATGGACTCATGAGAGATTTTCTTAAGCTCAATATGGTCTAAACCAATTTCCAAGGAACGAATTGCTTTAAGTAAGGATCCTTCCAAGGAGCGGTCGATAGCCATAACTTCGCCAGTAGCCTTCATTTGAGTGCCCAATGTACGGTCTGCCAAATTGAATTTTTCAAATGGCCAACGTGGAAACTTAGTTACTACATAGTCCAGTGTAGGTTCGAAGCATGCTTTTGTTTCGCCAGTTACAGCATTTGTAATTTGATCCAATGTCATGCCTACTGCAATTTTTGCAGCTACCTTCGCAATTGGATAACCAGTTGCTTTAGATGCTAATGCAGAGGAACGAGATACACGAGGGTTTACTTCGATAACGATATATTCATTGCTATTAGGATTCAAGGCGTATTGTACATTACAACCACCTTCGATTTTCAAATAACGAATGATTTCTACAGATGCAGTACGGAGCATTTGGTATTGAATATCGTTCAATGTTTGGCTTGGTGCCACAACGATGGAGTCACCAGTATGTACGCCTACAGGATCGATATTTTCCATGTTACATACGATGATACAGTTATCTGCACTATCGCGCATTACTTCGTATTCGATTTCTTTCCAACCTGCTACAGAACGTTCTGCTAGGATTTGGTGAATTGGTGAAAGTTTCAAACCACGGCGTGTGATTTCATACATTTCATCTTCGTTATGTGCAATACCGCCACCAGTACCGCCCAATGTATATGCAGGACGGATGATAATAGGATAACCAATGCGATTAGCAAAGGCTACAGCTTCTTCAAGATCGTTAAAGATATCGGATTCAGGTACTGGTTGATTGATTTCCTTCATCGCTTCTTTGAAGAGCTCACGGTCTTCGGCTTGTTTGATTGCTTCAAGAGTTGTACCAAGAAGTTTTACACCGTATTCTTCTAATACGCCAGCTTCAGACAATTGTACGGCCATATTAAGACCTACTTGGCCACCTAATGTAGCCAATAAGCCCCAAGGGCGTTCTTTTTTGATTACTTCTGTTACGAATTCAAGACTAATTGGTTCTACATATACGCGGTCTGCAATATCTGTATCAGTCATAATTGTAGCAGGATTGGAGTTAACCAATACTACTTTATAACCTTCTTCACGAAGGGAACGGCATGCTTGTGTACCAGCATAGTCAAACTCTGCAGCTTGGCCGATAATAATTGGACCAGAACCAATTACAAGCACTTTTTTTGCTTCTGTGGTCATATTATTTTCCCTTTCTCATTAAGTCTTCAAATTCGTCAAATAAATATAGATTATCAGTAGGTCCTGGGGACGCTTCTGGGTGATATTGTACAGAGAAAATAGGCAATTCTTTATGGCGCATACCTTCTACAGTGCCATCATTTACACTGCGATGTGTAATTTCTACAAAATCTGGCAAGGAAGTATCATCTACTGCATAGCCATGGTTTTGAGATGTAATATATACACGGCCTGTACGTAAATCTTGTACTGGATGGTTAGAGCCACGGTGACCAAACTTCAATTTAAATGTTGTACCACCATAGGCTTGTGCCAATACTTGATGGCCCATGCAAATGCCGAAGATAGGTTTTTTACCGAACAATTTCTTTACCTCTTCTACAGCATAGCCAAGATCTTGAGGGTCTCCAGGGCCGTTGGATAAGAATACACCATCTGGATTTGCTGCTAACACATCTTCAGCCTTAGCATCTGCAGGGAACACTGTTAATCGGCAACCAGCTGCTTCTAAAGAACGAAGGATATTTTCCTTTACACCATAGTCCATTACAGCTACATGGAACTCTGCATTTTTATCGCCACGCATACCTTGCCATTTTGTAGTTACACGCATAACTTGATCTGTTGGCAAGTCTTGTTTAAATAATTTTTGGATATCTTCCATAGGGTAATCAGAACGTACAAGTACGCCTTTCATTACACCATGATTACGAAGAACACGTGTAATAGCACGTGTATCTACATCATAAAGGCAAGGGATTCCGTGTAAACGAAGATACTCACTAAATAGGCCTTCATTTTGCCAGTTAGATGGGAAATCACACAGTTCGCCTACGATAAAGCCTTTACAATATGGTTTAGGACCTTGAGTAATAGCATTCAATGTACCATAATTACCAATCAAAGGATATGTTAATGTAATAATTTGATCTGCATAGGACGGGTCAGTCAAGATTTCTTGATACCCTGTCATACCTGTGTTAAATACAACTTCCCCTAATGTAGGAGCGCCACCTAATAAGGAACCTTCAAACACGGAACCATCTTCAAGAACTAACTTGCCTTTCATTATAAGACTACGCCCTCCTTCATAACTACTTTGCCATCAACTACTGTGAGTTTGGCCTTACCGGTAACAGTCATACCATCAAATGGGCTGACTTTGCCTTTTGTATAGAATTTATTGCGATCTACTGTCCACTCTTCAGTTGTTGAGAATACAGTAATGTCTGCTGATTTACCAACTTCAAGAACACCTGCATCAAGGCGCATTAATTCAGCTGGACGTGTACTCATATAGTATACAACTTGGTCGATGCTAAGTTTATCTGGACCATATGCATTAGTAATAACCGCTGCCAAAGATGTTTCGAGACCACTGAAACCATTTGGTGCACAGCAGAACTCATGGTCTTTTTCTTCATACGCATGTGGTGCATGGTCTGTAATAATTGCATCAATTGTGCCATCTTTCAAGCCTTCTAATAATGCTTGGCGATGATCTTCGGATCGAATTGGAGGAGCCATTTTGAACGCTGGGTTATATTCGCGTAAATATTCATCTGTGAAAGATAAATGTTGGCTTGTAACTTCACATGTTACATTAAGACCTTTTGCTTTTGCACGACGAACCATATCCACAGTATTTTTACTACTTACGTGAGCAATATGAATGTGACCACCTGTCATTTCAGACAACAAGATGTCACGAGCAACAGCCAAATCTTCAGCTACTGCAGGACGACCAATAACACCTAATTCATAGGAAACGATACCTTCATGCATATGACCATTTTTAGTCAATGTAATGTCTTCTGCATGGTCGATAACCATTTTATTGAACATGGAGGAGTATTCTAAGGCACGACGCATAAACGCGGCATTTTCTACATAGTGACCATCATCAGAGAAGGCTACTACACCGGCTTCTGCCATATCTCCCATTTCAGCAAGTTCTTTACCTTCAAGGCCTTTGGATACAGCACCAATAAATTCTACTTTCACAACGCCAGTGAGTTCAGCCTGTTTTTGTAAACCTCTTACGAGTGCAGCATTATCTACAACTGGGTTTGTATTAGCCATAGTGACTACACGTGTAAAACCACCAGCGGCAGCCGCTTGTGTACCAGAGTGGAAATCTTCTTTAGCTTCTTGGCCTGGTTCACGCAAATGTGTGTGAATATCGATAAGACCAGGTGCTACGATAAGACCTGTTGCATCATATACTTCAGCGCCTTCAGCACTTAAGTTTTGACCGATGGCTGCAATTTTACCATCTTTTACGAGAACGTCTGCTACTTCGTTTTGTTTTTTTGCCGGATTAACTACCGTACCATTTTTAATAAGCAAGCTCACTACCGTCACCTCCGATAATAGTTAAGTACAATACAGCCATACGTACAGCTACGCCATTACGTACCTGTTCTTGAATTACGGATTGATCAGAATATGCTACATCTGGTGCAATTTCTAGGCCACGGTTCATAGGACCTGGATGCATTACCATCACATCATCTTTAGCCAATTTCAATACATCATTGTTAATACCAAAGATACGTGCATATTCTCTATTTGTAGGATACAACGCAGAATGAATACGTTCTAATTGAATGCGAAGTACGTTAATCACATCTGCATCAGCCACTGCTTCACGAATATCGTGGTGTACGGTAACACCTAATTTTTCGAGCTCTGGATATACCATAGTACGAGGACCAGCCAAATGTACTTTAGCACCCATTTTTGTAAGGCCATAAATATTAGATCTTGCTACACGGCTATGCATAATATCGCCTAGAATAACAACTTTTAGACCTTCAATGGATTCTTTTTTCTCTAAAATGGAGTACATATCTAATAATGCTTGTGTTGGATGTTCATGAGCGCCGTCACCAGCATTGATGATGATAGGATCTACTGCTTTTGTGGCATATAGAGGAGCCCCTTCTGCACTATGACGCATTACGATAGCATCTGTGCCCATATAGGATAATGTTAGCAAAGTATCACGGAAGCTTTCACCTTTACCCATGGAAGAACCACTAGGAGAAAGATTAATAACGTCAGCCCCTAAATATTTGCCGGCCAATTCAAAGGAACTACGGGTACGAGTACTTGGCTCCATAAAGAGGTTAACAATAGATTTCCCCTTTAAAAGTGGAACCTTCTTGTCATCAGAAAGAACGATTTTTTTCATTTTTTTTGCCACATTTAAAATCAATTTGATTTCTTCAGGTGACACATTTTGCAAACCTAATAAATGTTTGCCTTTTAGGCTAACTTGTCCCATGATTTCCTCCTAACTCACGTAACAAAAAAGACCTTTTGCCCAGGGCAAAAGGTCAAATAGTTTGCACAAAGAAGCCCTTATGGGGCGCTTCAACTATATTCCTTTCTCAGCCTCTCTGGACTAAATTAAAAGGTTTTGTAATATGCAATGGTCTCTCGTACCATGGATGCATTTTCTTTATTTATTGTACTGAATCTGCCCTTGAAAGTCAATGTGAAAGCAAAAGTTCATAAGTATTTTAAAAAGAGGACAAAACCTCAAAAGTGGCTTGTCCTCTCTATACTTCACCAATTGTTTCCTTATAATCAATCTATAATTAGAGACAAATAATTTTCATTATTATAAGCTAATATTACTGACCCATAGGATATAATTTTGGTGGATTTTGATCATCATTTTGTTGACCTTGCTGTGAACTATAAGGAGCTTGACTTTGTTGACCATCAGTCATTGGATTTTGCTGTGCATATTGTTGATTTTGTTGTGGTTGCCGTTGGTCACGACGACGTGTATTTTGAGATGCAGTCGGTCTAGGTTTAGTCAACTCATCAATAGATACAGCATTTGGAATAGTTACACTTGGTGTATCCTCATGTACATCATCAAGTTCGCCGAAGGAAGGTCCTGTTTTAGCAGCTTGTGCTGCCTTACGTTCTGCCTCAATTTGTTGACGTGCAAGTTCTGCGCGACGACGAGCATTTTCTTGCTGTTCTTTGACACGTTGAATCGCTTCAGCTCGCTCTTTTGCTTTACGTTCAACTTCGGCTTGCGCAAGAGCTTGCTGACGTGCTTCTTCCGCCTTACGTTCCGCTTCTAAGTGAGCTTGGTAACGTTCTTCAGCAATGCGTTTTGCCTCTGCCGCTTGGCGTTCAGCCTCTGCACGTTCTGCAGCCAATCTAACTTGCTCTGCTTTACGTGCCTCAGCAGCTATACGTACTTCTTCGGCTTTTCGCGCTTCTTCTGCTCGTCTAGCCTCTTCTATACGGCGTGCTTCCTCTGCTCTACGAACCTCTTCTGCACGTTTTGCTTCCGCTGCAATTCGGGCTTCCTCTGCCTTACGAAGTTCTTCTGCTCGTTTTGCTTCTGCTGCAATTCGAGCTTCCTCTGCTTTACGCAATTCTTCCTGACGTTTTGCTTCAGCAGCAACGCGAGCTTCTTCAGCTTTACGAGCCGCTTCAAGTCGTTCTTGCTCGGCCTTGCGTTGTGCCTCAAGTCTAGCTGCTTCTAAACGACGTGCTTCTTCTGCGCGGCGTGCTTCTTCTGCCATACGAGCTTCTTCAGCTTTACGGGCAGCTTCAATTCTTGCCTCTTCAGCCTTACGCGCTTCTTCTGCACGTTTAGCCTCTGCTGCAACACGAGCTTCCTCTGCTTTACGGGCCGCTTCGATTCTTGCCTCCTCAGCCTTTCTTGCTTCTTCTGCACGACGTGCTTCTTCAGCTTTTCTTGCAGCTTCAATACGTTGTGCTTCTAATGCTGCTTTTGCTTCTGCCGCTTTACGAGCATCTTCTTGACGTTTCGCTTCTAACGCAGCCTGTTCAGCTGCACGTTGTGCTTCTAATGCCGCTTTCGCCTCTGCAGCTTTACGTGCTTCTTCTGCGCGGCGTGCCTCTAATGCTTCTTGTTCTGCTTTTCGCTGTGCTTCTAAACGCACTTTCGCTTCAGCTGCTAAGCGTTCTTCTTCAGCTTTTTTTGCCCCTAACGCTGCCTTTTCTGCTGCCCGTTGTGCTTCAAATCGAGCCTTGGCTTCTGCGGCTTGTCTAGCTTCTTCAGCTTTACGAGCGGCTTCAATACGAGCTGCTTCTATTCTACGCTCTTCTTCAAGACGTTTCGATTCTGCCGCTACACGAGCTTCCTCCGCTTTACGGGCCGCTTCTAAACGATCCGCCTCAGCCTTTCTTGCAGCTTCAATACGCGCCATTTCTGCTTTACGTTCTTCTTCGGCCTTACGTGCTTCAGCTACTTTTCGATCAAGCTCAGCTTTTCTTTCAGCTTCTAGTCGTTTAGCTTCTTCTGCTTGGCGCATTTCTTCAGCTTTTTTAGCTTCTAATGCAGCTTTTTCTTTTGCAGCTTGTACTTCTTGAGCCGCCTTCAATTCAGCAGCTTTGCGATCAGCTTCAGCTTTTTCTGCCATTTTACGCTCAATTTCAGCATGTTTAGCTTCTGCAGCCTTGCGTGCCATTTCTGCTTTTTCAGCAGCTAATTTAGCTTCTTCTGCTTTTTTACGAGCTAATGTTTCCTCCGCTTCTTTTGATTTTTTAAGTTGAGCTTCTTTTTTAGCTTCAGCAGCTGCTTTATCACTTAACTTTTTAGTTTCTTCATGAGCGATATTCTCTGCCTGCTTACTAGGTGTCAATGTGGTTTTTGTAGTATCTACAGTACCTTTATTGCTATCTTTACTACCTATAGGGCCTACCGGAATTTGCGTAGTCCCTTGAGTTGGATGACCTAAACTATCTTTTACATCCTTAGGAACATTAACAGCAATAGTTTGATGTTTTTGTGGATTCGCAAGAGATTCAGGAATTAACAAGAACCGTATCGGCAAGTTAGATGCCCCTGCAGGCATAAAGTTTAATGTTAATAAATCACCTGCGTTATAGTTACCCATGATGCGACTATCTAAAATAGTTCCATCCCCAAGTGCAGAGATACCATCAGCACCGCCAATATGATAGGTTCGTGTATCTGTTTGACCGCGACGAGCACCTTGTTGGTGTAATGCTTTCACCGTAAAGGAACCAGAATAGGGACCACCAAGAGGGTTAAAATACAATCTAAATGGTTCATTACCTTTTGTAGGAATTTTTAAAGTATATGAAACACCATAGTTACCACGGTCACGAACAAATGCTTTATTTTGCATTTCGTCTACACCGTTGATAAACATATCTTCACGGTCATTACCGATTTCTACAAAAGCACCACCTAATGTCGTATCAAATGGTGTAGTAACCTCCATATTACGCTTAGACCCAGTATAGGTACCACGCAACTGAATCTCATCAATAGGCAAATTTTTCGCCCAATGAGATGCATCTACAGCATCCATCCCCATAGGCAACATCATAACACGAGCAAAGATTGGTGCCTCTGTTTTAATATCTACGATACCGGTAAATAATGCATCTCGATATACTGGTGTATTTTCCAAATCACTAAAGATTAATTGGCGCCCTTGTGGCGGAATACTTAGCGAATATAAAGGTCTCGCATTGGGACTTTCATCTAAAGGATGCTCTAAGTCCTTCCGGGATAAATCACGACCAGCAGCGAAATAATCTGGTGTGGCCACAGATTTCAACTGTCTCATCACATGAACAGTATTGGGATACGCCGATTGATTCTCCAATACGATAGCAATCTTATGGGGCTGATCCATTTCATTTACATGGTAAAAATAGATACGACCATTTCCATTAATTGTACCTGCACTAAGTGTACCACCTACTGGTCCTACATATTCAGGGCTATCTGATAGTAGCAATGTATCCGTTTGAGACACCAAACTTGGTGGCAACGGAGAAAACTGAAAATATCCAATTGATTGTAAATCTATATCACGAGCCTCTACATGGCCTGTAAGAGCAGCCATGGCGGCCATCGCTGCGGCTACACAATATTTTGATTTATAAGAAAACATATATTAATACCTCTATATTTCTTCAAGCCCCATAGGGTCATACGTAAGTGCTAATGCTTCGATTTTCTTTAAACGATGTCCAATACCCGACTTAGATAATTCGCCATCCATCAATTCTTCAAGTTCTTTCAGACTCGCTTCTGGATTGTCCCATCTCAATCTTGCTACAATCCGCAACTTTTCAGGCAATTCATCAATACCAATTTCTCTATCGATAATTCGAATAGCCTTTACCTGGCGTACTGCAGCATCTACAACCTTTTGCAAATTTGCAGTCTCACAGTTTACTTGTCGATTAATTTGATTTCGCACAGTTTTCATTATGCGCACGTTTTCAAATTCCATCAGTGCTGATTGAGCACCCATAATTTGCAAACAACTCGTTACAGCGTCCCCTTCTTTAAGATATACTACATACTCTTCCTTACGCTCAGTCAAACCTGCATGAATATGAAATAACCGCAATACATGTATAATTTCCTTTGCAAAATTCTCATTCCCCGTCATAAACTCGAGATGATAATCACTTTGTGGCTTATTAACAGAGCCACCGCCTAAAAAGGCACCCCGTAAAAAAGCACGTCGTGCCTCCATAGATTTAAGCCAACTACGAGGAATTTGTTCAGTTACAGGCCATAAAGCAAGATCTTCTAACGCCTGTCGCCCTTCTATAGATGGCTCTACAGATAAAGTATACATATTTTTCTTGCGTAAGTTTAGCCCTTGTCGTACTAATACATTGGTAGGTAATTCATATTGTTTTTTTAATATGCCTAACAAGCGACGAGCTACTGCATTATTTGCAGTAGCCAATCTAATACCAACAGCACCCTTCATCCCCAGAATGATAGATCCACCCATGCGCAATAAGCAAGACGCTTCAATTTTCATGGCCAAATCTGCATCACTAGAGGATTCATATTGGCATAATTCATTTTTTACATCTTCAGCAAATGACATAGGTATCCCTTCTCATTAATGATCATCTCGTTGGAGATAGTACTCTAGGATATGTGGTTCAGTATCTGATTGCATAGCATGCACAATATCCATAATTACTTTACCTAACCGTTCAGGATCATGAACAGCCGGCTTTTTAGGACTTATCAATGTAGCCCGAATCGTACGTATTCCTTTAGCTTGTAGCTTCTTAGTATCTAATACTACAGGCTCTGAACCTACAGCACTATATTGTTCTACCATTTGAATTGGTAAAGGCCCATCGTTAGCAAGTACAGTATCTACAATGCCTTCACCACCATGTGCAATGAGAGCCTCCACATGATCACTTAAGGTATAACCTGTAGTTTCACCAGGTTGAGTCATAACATTAGCAATGTAAATTTTATTTGCCTTACTAGCGCGTACATGAGATGCAATTTTATCAGTTAACAAATTCGGAATAATACTTGTATATAAGCTACCCGGTCCAAAGATGATAACATCTGCTTCATCGATAGCACGTAACGCAGCACCTTCTGGTTTTGGCTGTGCTGGCTCACTATACATATGGCGAATGCGTTTACCAGAATTAGGAATATTACTTTCACCTTCTACGATAGTACCATCGGTCATCTCCGCTACTAATTTAATGAACTCAGTAGACGACGGAATTACACGACCTCGTACACGCAACAATTTACTAGCCGCTTCAAGCGCTTCCTCCACATCGCCATCATATACTTGAGCAAGTGCTGTGATAAAGAGGTTACCAAAACTATGCCCAGATAGCTCATTTTCCCCTTCAAAGCGATAACGGAAAAGATTTTCCATAACCCCTTCTTGTTCAGCTAATGCAATCAAGCAGTTTCTCAAATCGCCAGGAGCAATCATTTTAAAATCTTTACGCAAGCGTCCCGAGGAACCACCATCGTCAGCTACGGTTACAATAGCAGACAAATTAGAGGTGTGTATTTTTAATCCACGTAATAAATTTGATAGCCCTGTACCACCTCCGATAACAACAATCTTAGGACCTTTATCGAGGCGTATATTTTGGAAAATAATATCCGACACCTTACTATCAGGATTAGGTAATACAGCACGAATAATCGTTTTAATAACCTTACTCGTACCGATTAACATTAAAACAGCGCCAATCGATAGTACAACAACGCCTACAGCAATGAGCACATTATAATTGTAAAAGCCCGTCATATTATAAGAAAAAGCTAATACAATATCTTCAAGAACGGCAAGCCATTGATAGTTAAACATCAACGAAATACCAATGATTAAAAGACCTACACCACAACTAAAAAGGGCAAGCCAACGTTTTATATTTAGGCCCGGAATAAGCCACCGAAACCATCTTTTTCGCAACATATGAACCCCTATCTAGTTACCAAATGTTTTAATTTCATGAGGATTATAATCTTCTTCTACATTATTTTTCATCATATCTCGATGTTCTACAGAAACGCGATAGCCGTTTTCTAATAGGTGAGAATATAATGCTTCTGCCATAGCCACAGATCTATGCATACCACCTGTACAGCCTACAGCAACGATAAATTGAGACTTCCCTTCTTGTTCATAATTAGGCACAAGAAAATCAATAGTATCAAAATAACGGTTTTTAAATTCCTCTGTAACTTCAAAGGAATGAATATATTCATTTACAGCTTTCACACGACCTGTTTTATGACGGAATTCTGGAATGTAGAATGGGTTTGGTAAGAATCGAACATCCCAAACCATATCCGCATCCAATGGTAATCCATATTTAAAGCCAAAGCTTACAACTGTAATAGACATGCCATGGCCTTCATCAACTTGAGTAAATCGAGTTTTTAAATACTCTTTGAGGCTCGCAGTTTTCATATTCGTTGTATCAATAATGAAGTCTGCTTTATGTCGTACAGAATTTAATATCTGACGTTCCTCTTTCAAACCTGTAGTGATCATCCCATCTGGAGCCAGTGGATGGCTGCGACGAGTTTCTTTATATCGTCTAATTAACGTCTCATCTGTGGCATCCATAAAGACAATTTCATAATCTACCTTCATTTCTCTTAATGTTTCAAGAGATGATGAAAGGGCTTCAAAGAATTCACCACCGCGAATATCTACAACTAAAGCTACACGGTTTGTACGTTCCCCACCTTGTCGACAAATTTCACTTAGCTTAGGAATCAGTATAGGAGGAATATTATCAATACATAGATAGCCCATATCCTCTAATGCTTGTAGAACCTGAGTTTTGCCGGCACCAGACATGCCTGTAACAATTAATAAACGAAATGCTTCCATAGTTTTACTCCATTATAAAAGATTCTTTTCTATCCAATGAGCTACACCATCTTCATTATGATGTCCACATACTTCATTAGCCACAGATTTTACATGTTCTGTT is part of the Veillonella nakazawae genome and harbors:
- a CDS encoding gluconeogenesis factor YvcK family protein, which translates into the protein MLRKRWFRWLIPGLNIKRWLALFSCGVGLLIIGISLMFNYQWLAVLEDIVLAFSYNMTGFYNYNVLIAVGVVVLSIGAVLMLIGTSKVIKTIIRAVLPNPDSKVSDIIFQNIRLDKGPKIVVIGGGTGLSNLLRGLKIHTSNLSAIVTVADDGGSSGRLRKDFKMIAPGDLRNCLIALAEQEGVMENLFRYRFEGENELSGHSFGNLFITALAQVYDGDVEEALEAASKLLRVRGRVIPSSTEFIKLVAEMTDGTIVEGESNIPNSGKRIRHMYSEPAQPKPEGAALRAIDEADVIIFGPGSLYTSIIPNLLTDKIASHVRASKANKIYIANVMTQPGETTGYTLSDHVEALIAHGGEGIVDTVLANDGPLPIQMVEQYSAVGSEPVVLDTKKLQAKGIRTIRATLISPKKPAVHDPERLGKVIMDIVHAMQSDTEPHILEYYLQRDDH
- the rapZ gene encoding RNase adapter RapZ, which gives rise to MEAFRLLIVTGMSGAGKTQVLQALEDMGYLCIDNIPPILIPKLSEICRQGGERTNRVALVVDIRGGEFFEALSSSLETLREMKVDYEIVFMDATDETLIRRYKETRRSHPLAPDGMITTGLKEERQILNSVRHKADFIIDTTNMKTASLKEYLKTRFTQVDEGHGMSITVVSFGFKYGLPLDADMVWDVRFLPNPFYIPEFRHKTGRVKAVNEYIHSFEVTEEFKNRYFDTIDFLVPNYEQEGKSQFIVAVGCTGGMHRSVAMAEALYSHLLENGYRVSVEHRDMMKNNVEEDYNPHEIKTFGN
- the whiA gene encoding DNA-binding protein WhiA, whose product is MSFAEDVKNELCQYESSSDADLAMKIEASCLLRMGGSIILGMKGAVGIRLATANNAVARRLLGILKKQYELPTNVLVRQGLNLRKKNMYTLSVEPSIEGRQALEDLALWPVTEQIPRSWLKSMEARRAFLRGAFLGGGSVNKPQSDYHLEFMTGNENFAKEIIHVLRLFHIHAGLTERKEEYVVYLKEGDAVTSCLQIMGAQSALMEFENVRIMKTVRNQINRQVNCETANLQKVVDAAVRQVKAIRIIDREIGIDELPEKLRIVARLRWDNPEASLKELEELMDGELSKSGIGHRLKKIEALALTYDPMGLEEI